The Vagococcus penaei genome includes the window GATGATGATTGTTGGATTAGAAACGATTATTAAAGAAGATAATTAAGTCGGACGCTAAAACGAATACAAAATTATTTTTTATTGATTATTAGCGTAAAAGCAACGAAAGTATCCCTACTTTCGTTGCTTTTTTTATGCGACTAACCAAACGCCATTTTTAGCTTAAAAGATGTCCATGTTATACTAAGAGTAGCAAGACCAACTAGGAGTGAGGAGTGATTATTGGATGTACAATTTAGTCTTACTATTTTTAGCTATCGTAGTTTTAACTGTAGGTATGTGGTGGTTAGGGTATTATCAACAAAGAGTATTAGGTATCATTTATAGTCTTGGAAATTTGGGAGTGATGGTGTATTTATTGCAAAACCGTTACCAAAGTTTTGATAGAGGAGAGCGTATCTTTATTTGGCTGTTTGTCATTGGTTGGTTAATTTTTCTAATGGATTTATGGCGTAAAGGTCGTCGTGAACGACGTAATCGACAGTCAGTGGACTAAATAAAAAAAGAAACCGTCTATGAACTCCTGGACGGTTTCTTTTTATGACGATAGTGCACCGAGTACTAATTAATCTCGATTAATGGCAGATAGAATTAAACAAGTGTAAGTAATAATTTTATAGCTAAAACAACCCGCTAGGCTGATACAGAGGAGGTTTAAAACACCCAATAACCAAGTACGATTAGACCATAAATATATTAACATTAAGATGGATAATGTCAAAAAAGTCATCTGCAAAAATGACTAGATTGCCTAATAAATTAATGAGATTATCCATGTCTAATTATCCTTTCTCAAGAAAACCAACTAATCAATCGCTATCTGGAATATACTCTAAAATATCTCCTGGTTGACAATTGAGAGCTTCACAAATCTTTTCTAAAGTTGAAAATTTAATTGCCTTAGCTTTACCATTTTTTAAAATAGAGATATTAGCCATGGTGATACCAACATGATTCGTTAAGTCAGTAACACTCATTTTACGTTTCGCAAGCATTACATCAATATTAATTTGAATCGCCACATTTTCCCCTCCTACTAAATAGTTAGATCACTATCTTGTTTTAATTGTTCAGCGACAGTAAATAGGTGAAAGAGTAAAGTAGCAATGATGGCAATAATAATGCCAATTAAGAAAAATAAACCGGATAATAAATAAAATGGCATATTTGCTTTAAGAAAAATCAGTCCACAAATGAGTAGCAGAGCATAAAAAACACTTTCACCAATACCAGCGTAAGCAATCGTTTTTAAGCGTTTTTGAGTGTGTGGAGTAAACAGCTTCTCGTGTTTTAAATCAGTACTGATGCGCCATAAACTAAAAAGAATATAGTATACAGGTAACGCTGTTATCCAGAAAAATAACTGTAAAAATAAATTATACTTTTGAATAGAAAAATAATGGGCCATTTTTGGTGCTAGTAACAGTAGAAATCCTAGTCCAAGTAGAGCTACTAAAGATAAGGCTACACGGAATAAGGTATTTATTTTTTTAAAGTTCATCATCTTTCTCCTTATTAGAGTCTATCTATTTATTATAGTTGATTTAACCATGAGAAAAAACCTATAATTGGTAAATTATAGGTTTTTCTTGCGCTATTTTTTAGTCGTAATGGTTTTTATGAAACTTATTGCGCCAATAATGACAGCTAAACAGATTAAGGCAAAACCTAAAGGAAGCGTGAAGAAGAATGGTTCATGCAGAACGCCATTACTGTCTAATGTACTAGTTGAAAGCCTTATCGGTGCTGCACCAATGAGACAAATCAATCCTAAGACGAAAATGATTATAGAGCTTAGAGTTAGTTTGTTTGAACGTTTATTTTTTGACATATGTAATTCCAACTTTCTTTGTTTTTATTTGATAAATAGAATATAGCATAAAAAATATTGTTAATCAATCTTTTTTTATTGTTTTACAATAAAAAAAGATTCTTTTATAATAAATCAAGTGATGGATTTTATCTAATATTTGTCTCTTCTCAGATAGGTTACGTCTTATGGGAATTATCAGCTTAAGTTTACTAGTAAATTAAAATGGAGAATCTATCAATATGTTATAAAGTCTGGCGTGATTGTTTAATAAATGACTATTTTTTGTTATAATTATATTATAAGTAGATTTTAGCTAGCTTAATTAGTGACGAAAAAGTTTGTCTAATACTCCAGTCAAAATAATATTGTAGGAGGAAATGAAAATGAAAAAATGGTTCATTCTTAGTAGTCTTTTATGTTTAGTTGCTGTTACAACATCTTGTAGTAATCAAAAAGGGACAACTGACTCATCATCCTCACAATCTGTTAACACTCTAGAAACGTCTGTAGTTAACACGAGTGAGCAAGAAGCATCAAAAGAGAATGTTGTTTTAGAAGGTACGCTAGCCCATGATGCAAAGATGGATGAAAAAAATATCACCTCAGTATTAGTAAAAAAAATTCAAGGGATTAAAGACCCAGATGATATCCAAAAAAGTATGGAAAAAGATGGTCTTATTTTGAATATTCCAGAAGACCGCTTGATTGCAGCTGATCTAACAGCAGATGATTTAAAGAATGGGACTCGAATTGAGTTTACCATTACGTCAAATGCTGCAATGACTTTTTCATTACCACCACAATTAATGGGCGACTCTTTAGTCAGCTTAAAAGTATTAAAATAAAGCGTAAAAAAACTTGTTACTAGTCTTGTTTTTACAAGATAGTAACAAGTTTTTTATTTTTTAAAACATGTCAGTAAATGATCATTAACTAAGCCAATTGCTTGCATATAAGCATAGACTGTCGTGCTACCTAAAAATTTAAAGCCACGTTTTTTAAGGTCTTTACTAATCTTATCAGATAGTTCTGTTTTTGCAGGAACCTCACTAATATCTGACCAGTTATTGTTGATTGGTTTATCGTCAACAAAGTCCCATAGATAGTGGCTAAAGGATCCAAATTCATTTTGAATGGCTATAAACGCTTGGGCATTACTAATCGTTGATTTAATTTTTAATTTATGACGAATCACTCCAGGATTAACTAAAAGTCGTTCGACATTTTCATCAGTATAGGCTGCTATTTCTTGATAGTTCCAATTGCTATAAGCTTCCGTAAGAGTCTCTCTTTTGGCTAAAATAGTTGACCAACTTAAACCAGCTTGCATACTTTCTAAAATAAGTAATTCAAACAATTTTTGATCGTCAAACAAAGGTATACCCCACTCGTTATCATGATACTCTTGTTCTAAGGGATTATGGACTGCCCAGTCGCAACGTGTTGTCATAGAAAAATCGCTCCTCTTTAAAAAAATCGTCCTGTTTAATTAAACAGGACGATTCCTACTTTGTATTGCTAGTCTACCATAATTTTAATATGAAAGTCATTTTTAATGGATAAAGCTAGGACATTAATAATTATCATATTGAGCTCGTCTTTTTTTGCGCGAAGTGGCATTGATTTTATTTTGACGAAGACGTGTCGCAATTACTGCAAAAATGATACTAACTAGAACTAAACCACCACCAACCATGATAAATGTCCAAAGTGATTGTTCAAATAGTAAAACTACTAGTTGATACAAAGATTTTTGGGCAATTGACAGTCGCTTAATTAGCCCACTAAATAAAATAATCGTAGGAAAGACTAGTAAAATGAGCCCAGTACTGCTAAATAGAATAGCTGAATATCGAATGATTCGATGTGGAATACGGTGTTGTAAGAAAAATAATATGGCCATTAAAATGATAACACCAGAGATTGAAACAAGACTAAACAACGTGACATTTTGTTTGAAGATTCGCATTTTTTGACCTAGTGCTGGTAAAAATGGAATAGTCAGTTCAGCCTGATATTGTTCATAGGCAGTATTAACAAACCGTTCAATATTCTTCTTTTCTTCTGTTGATAGGTCATTTTTCTTTGCTAAAGCATAATCAGTAATTGTTTGAGATAAAGGCGTTGTAAAGGCCGCTTTATCTGGATTGAATGGCCTATTGTCTAATGCATGATGAATGTAAGCAGTCATTTCTTTGGTTACTTGCTCTTGACTAATTGGTGTCTTGATTACTTCGGGAGGAATACCGCTACCACGACCTAAATCTTGAATAGATAGAACAATTTCTTGATGTACATGCTCAAAAAAATTTGATTTATCTGCCATTTTTAGTACAAAAGAGCTTGAAAACAAGGTAGAGTTAACAATCATTAAAACCGCAAAGCAAGATAGTAAAACGGTTGCCACAAATGTAATGAATCCTAAAGTAAATTGACGAAATAACTTTTGTTTGGTTTCCATATAATTGTCTCCTTTAATTATTATTGAATGAGTGGGCCAGATTCTAAATCAGCATAAATAAATAACCGATCATCGGTTAGCCCCACCATATCAATTGGGTAACATGTGTAAAGGATTAATTTATGGCCTTCTTTTTTGAACAATGAAGCGATGGCGCTTTTATCATCAAATTTAGCAATTTGATGCTTGGTAACTTTGTAAGTATAAGTCCCATAATTTGTTTGAATAGTTATTTTATCACCGACATCGACTAAATTCATCGTACTAAAGTCAGTTGTATTATGACCACCCATTAACGAGGTGCCAACTTCTCCAGGTAAGACACTGCCAGTATACTGTCCGACACCCTTGCGTAATTCTTCAGGACTATCACCAAAAAATAATTTAGCTTTAATTGAAGCTTTCTCAATCGTTACTTGCCCGTACTCGTCGCCAGGACTAGGGTAAGTGATATCATTAGCTGAAATCGTCTTAGGTTGTTCTTTTTTTTGTTGTATTATTGTCTTTTTGATTATTATTTTCTTCTGTAAAAAGTGTAGTGTGTTGTGCATCAAATGTCGGCTGTGTGTCTAAAAGAACCAGTTGAACAGTGGATTTTACCAAGTCAAAAACTGGACTTAAGACAATTGCTAGCACACTATACCCAAAACAAAGAAAAAGAATAGGCATATAAATATATGCCCATAACTTGTATTTTTTCATTGATTAAGCCATCCAGTATTTTTTGCCAATCACTGCCATACCTAGTGCGCCGACAAATAATGAACCAACGATTAAGAAACTTGGTGTGTAATTAGCGCCTGTTGCTTTAACAATCGGTGCTTTTGTACTAGCAATTCCTTTACCGTTAGAATCTAATAATGAAAATGTCTTAGGATCAACCTTTAATCCAAGAATATTAGCGGCTTTAGTAAAGTTATCACGTAATTGATCTTTTACATCTTTCGGTAATTGACGACCGAAATCCTCTAAGTCTGTTCCAACGATTCCTTTAGAATTTTGAGTAATTAATTCTTTAGATGATGTAATCAAATCTAGTACTTCTTTTGTTTGTGCATCTGTATAGGTATTAGTTTTAAATGTATTTTCAGCTTGTGTGACACGATCAGTTGGAGTAAAATACTCTTTTCCATCGGCTCCTTTGATTGATTTTAGTTCTTGAATGATTTGTTTCTCATTCTCTGTTAACGGGTTATTAGCGCTAACTGTTGTTGAAAATAAGACACAAAGTAATAACGCACTCACAATTGTAATGATTTTCTTCATAAAATGACCTCCAGTTTTTTTTATATATTGTTATTATAGCATAAGTTACTCGAAAATTTACATAAATTATAGGTTAATTAAACGAAGACATCAGATTTTTAAATTAATTATACTATTTACTGAAAAATATGCTGATTTTTAAGTGTTATTTTGAATGAAAAGTAATTTTTCATGACTAAAAATATAGTGAACAGTTATGTGCATAAAGTCTCATTTTTATTTTATTATTTTAATACTTATTTATTCTTATGGTTGTGTCAAGAATTATGTGTTTAACGATTCCAAATGACAACAACTTCTCTGATAGCAAATTAGAAACAGATATACAAGTCTTTTTAATAAAAATGTTTAAAATTTTATGTAATAAATGTGAGGGAAGTTGGTAGTTTAATCATGTACTAACTATTTAGAAAAAGTTAAGATGAGTACTATTACATTTTATAAAATTTAGTTATTGTTGATTTTGAATAGACATAAAAAAAATAAGGGAGACAACAAATTTTTAATTTTGTTGTCTCTCTTATTTTTCTAATTAGCAAAATTTCCCTGCTCCACTGAGCGCTCCGCCAATTGCGCCACATGTTCCACCAAGAACAACTCCTCCAGGTCCTAAAGATAACCCAGTTAATCCTAGTGTACCCATTCCTGTAAACATTCCTCCAAACGTTCCAGCTACACATTTACCTATTTTATTTAACCCACCACCATTAATTTGAGGTATTTCTTTTTCTGATAATACGTTGATATTATTCATATATATACCTCCAAAATTTATTTTTTAAATCTTTTTATACAATAAAAAAGTGGAAAATTTCCAAGTAAAAAAACAAGCATAAATATTGTAAAAGGGGACATCAAAATTTCTTTAAATGAATACCCTGAATAAACCATTATTAAAATAGCTCCTAATAGAACAAAACTGTCAAGCACTACATAATATAGTAAGAGGTGCTCGTTAATTTTTTTTAACAAGAGAGAGCAGCTCCTTTTAAACCTCCGCCTAAAATTATTCCACCTGCAACACCTGCAATACACTGACCTACTCCCCCAGCGTTAATATCTTTTACTTGAATATCTTTTAATTCTTGATACTTCTTCATTTGTTATTCCTCCTTATATCTTTAAGACACCTAAGAGTTCTTATTTAGTAAGCTTTTTTTGAATTAATTTCCTAGTTGCCTTTTATTTTGAAGCAATTAAAGTATAACATTTTATAAATTATTACTGATTATTCCTTCTGAAAGTACACGAAAATCCTTCCTGAGATATAAAAAAAACAAGCTTAGGAATAGATTGAGTATCGTTCAGGAATACTTAATAGTTTTAAAACAGTAATGTGTCATAATGCATGTATATAATCTATGAATACATAAAGGAGAATTTATATGTGTAAGAAGAATTTGTTAAATAATAAGTGTTCAAATGAGAAGTTGAAAAAAACAATTGGAGGAGATAGAGCAATTAAACAAGGAACTAGTGCAACCAGTGTAGCTCAGTGCTTACTTTCTTTGTTTAGAAAGTGTTAGAACTCTAGATTATTTGTTATTATTTAATCAGGAGGGGTTACCTTGATTACAATAGATACAAAAGCATATATGTTTCGTATGATAGTTAATATTTCTTTTCTATATTTTATGATTTTTTATATTAATAAAAGTCATGTTCAAAAAATTAAGGTAAAGCTACTTTTTTTATTGATTGTAACATTTTTGGCAGATGTCTTCATTCATTTTTCAGATATGATACCAATTTTTGGGGGATATTTTTTATTAAAAAAAAAGAATGAGAATGAAATAGTTTTATTTAACAACTTAATCATATGTGTATTGATTAATTACTGTATATCTATGTTGAGTTCAACTACAATGATTATTCTTTTTTCTAATAAAGGACCGAAGGGTTATAGTTATGTTCTAGTTCAAATTGGATTAGAAATAGTTTTGCTAGTGAGTTGTATTTTGATTTACAAAAAATATAACATCAAGGAGTCTATAGAAAAGTATAGTTCTAAAAAAACAGCGGTATGTTTATTATATTTAGTCACAATAACAATATTTTTGTCATATGTTGCACGATTTTATCAAATATTTGATCTTTTTATTATAGGAATTTTAACTTTTTTAATTATTCAAACAATATTTGTTCTTATTTTATTTTTTAGAATAAATATTAAGCAAAAAGAAAAGTATGAAGAAAAACTAAAAAATCAAGAACTTATTTATTTAAAAAAATATACGGATCAATTAGAAAAAAAACAAGATGAATTAATAAAATTTAGACATGATTATAAAAATTTATTATTAAGTTTTAAAGAAACTGCTTTTGAAAATGATAACGATGAATTATCAAAACAATTTCAACAATTGGAAAATTATTCAAATGCATATTTGTCAGACTTAGATTTTGATTATCGTAATTTTCATTATATTAAGAATAATTATTTAAAAAGTTTACTTATATCGAAATTTTATAGAGCTAATAAATATCAATTAGATTGTCATTTTGAGTGTTTAGAAATTATAGATGACGTTCCAATACCTGTTTTTGATTGTGTAAGAGTATTGGGTATTATTTTGGATAATGCTATAGAAGCGGGTAAGGAAAGTAATGATAAGAAGATGAGGCTTATGATTTATAAAGATGTAAATCAAATAGAGTTTTTAATAGAAAATAGTTGTTTAGAAAATGTATTACCTATCAAAAACATGTTAGATAATGGTTTTACAACTAAAAAAAATCATCAAGGAGTAGGAATGAGCACAGTTCAAGATATTAATAGGAAAAACCAAAACATGTTTGTTCAATATGAAAATAAAAAAAATTTTTTTATTACTCAAATTATTTTAATGTGGTAAGGAGGATAACTTATGGGATACCCCATTGTTATTTGTGAGGACCAAGTTGTCCAATTAAATCAATTAGAAACAATTATACAAAACTTTATTTTATTTCATAATAGTTTATTTCAAATTAATTTGAAAACACAAAGTCCAATTGAAGTTGAAAATTATTTAGAGACATTCAATCCTATGCAGGGGATATATTTTTTAGATATTGATTTGAATCATGAAATAAATGGAATAGATTTAGCAGAAAAAATACGCTCAAAAGATGTTCAAGCTAAAATAATTTTTGTTACAACCCACGATGAAATGGTACCTTTAACGATTCAACGT containing:
- a CDS encoding helix-turn-helix domain-containing protein; translated protein: MAIQINIDVMLAKRKMSVTDLTNHVGITMANISILKNGKAKAIKFSTLEKICEALNCQPGDILEYIPDSD
- a CDS encoding DUF2975 domain-containing protein; this encodes MMNFKKINTLFRVALSLVALLGLGFLLLLAPKMAHYFSIQKYNLFLQLFFWITALPVYYILFSLWRISTDLKHEKLFTPHTQKRLKTIAYAGIGESVFYALLLICGLIFLKANMPFYLLSGLFFLIGIIIAIIATLLFHLFTVAEQLKQDSDLTI
- a CDS encoding DUF3955 domain-containing protein translates to MSKNKRSNKLTLSSIIIFVLGLICLIGAAPIRLSTSTLDSNGVLHEPFFFTLPLGFALICLAVIIGAISFIKTITTKK
- a CDS encoding DNA-3-methyladenine glycosylase I; amino-acid sequence: MTTRCDWAVHNPLEQEYHDNEWGIPLFDDQKLFELLILESMQAGLSWSTILAKRETLTEAYSNWNYQEIAAYTDENVERLLVNPGVIRHKLKIKSTISNAQAFIAIQNEFGSFSHYLWDFVDDKPINNNWSDISEVPAKTELSDKISKDLKKRGFKFLGSTTVYAYMQAIGLVNDHLLTCFKK
- a CDS encoding class D sortase is translated as MHNTLHFLQKKIIIKKTIIQQKKEQPKTISANDITYPSPGDEYGQVTIEKASIKAKLFFGDSPEELRKGVGQYTGSVLPGEVGTSLMGGHNTTDFSTMNLVDVGDKITIQTNYGTYTYKVTKHQIAKFDDKSAIASLFKKEGHKLILYTCYPIDMVGLTDDRLFIYADLESGPLIQ
- a CDS encoding EntF family bacteriocin induction factor — translated: MCKKNLLNNKCSNEKLKKTIGGDRAIKQGTSATSVAQCLLSLFRKC
- a CDS encoding GHKL domain-containing protein, which gives rise to MITIDTKAYMFRMIVNISFLYFMIFYINKSHVQKIKVKLLFLLIVTFLADVFIHFSDMIPIFGGYFLLKKKNENEIVLFNNLIICVLINYCISMLSSTTMIILFSNKGPKGYSYVLVQIGLEIVLLVSCILIYKKYNIKESIEKYSSKKTAVCLLYLVTITIFLSYVARFYQIFDLFIIGILTFLIIQTIFVLILFFRINIKQKEKYEEKLKNQELIYLKKYTDQLEKKQDELIKFRHDYKNLLLSFKETAFENDNDELSKQFQQLENYSNAYLSDLDFDYRNFHYIKNNYLKSLLISKFYRANKYQLDCHFECLEIIDDVPIPVFDCVRVLGIILDNAIEAGKESNDKKMRLMIYKDVNQIEFLIENSCLENVLPIKNMLDNGFTTKKNHQGVGMSTVQDINRKNQNMFVQYENKKNFFITQIILMW